The proteins below are encoded in one region of Ricinus communis isolate WT05 ecotype wild-type chromosome 6, ASM1957865v1, whole genome shotgun sequence:
- the LOC8260844 gene encoding uncharacterized protein LOC8260844, producing the protein MGDSSASYIHMVQHLIEKCLIFHMTKEECMEALSKHANITPVITSTVWNELEKENKEFFEAYIESKRKDDRMSEEETSQMIQKMISESSKDSDDQQTSQ; encoded by the exons ATGGGAGACTCTTCTGCTTCATACATACACATG GTGCAACACCTTATCGAGAAGTGCCTGATCTTTCACATGACAAAAGAAGAGTGCATGGAAGCCCTCTCCAAACATGCAAATATCACACCTGTGATCACCTCCACAG TATGGAATGAGctagagaaagaaaacaaggaaTTCTTTGAGGCGTATATTGAATCCAAAAGGAAAGATGACAGAATGTCTGAGGAGGAAACAAGTCAAATGATCCAGAAGATGATCTCAGAATCCTCTAAAGATTCTGATGATCAACAAACATCACAATGA